AAAATTGCTTCTAGTTCTTCAAATGTCTACAAATCTGTCGCTGACGGAGAAATGGCTGTAGGACTCACCTATGAAGATCCTGCATTGAAACTCTTAAACGATGGCGTTGATGTAAAAGTCATTTATCCAAAAGAAGGAACGGTCTTTTTGCCTGGTAACGCAGCTATTATCAAAAATGCCAAACACATGGAAAACGCTAAAAAATTTATCGATTTCCTTCTTTCTCAAGACATTCAGGATAAACTAGGAACTGAAACAACCATTAGACCCATTCGAAAAAATGCTAAAATCAATAAAAATATGAAAGCAATGACAGAAATCAATATCGCTACTGAAGATTCAGATTATGTCATCCAAAATAAATCAGCTATTCTTAAAAAGTACAATGATATTTTCACTAATATTCAATCGAAACAGTAAAAGAGGTTCACTATGAGTGAGATCAAAATTATTAACGCAAAAAAAATCTACCACGACATTCCTGTCATTGAGAATTTAAACGTTACGATTCCAAAAGGAAGTCTTTTCACCATTCTTGGACCTTCAGGTTGTGGAAAAACGACCCTTCTTCGAATGATTGCAGGCTTCAACAGTATTGAAGGCGGAGAATTTTACTTCGATGATACTAAAATAAATAATATAGAACCCAGCAAACGCAACATCGGCATGGTTTTCCAAAACTACGCTATTTTCCCACATTTGACTGTCCGAGATAATGTTGCTTTTGGTCTTAAACAAAAAAAGGTTCCAAAAGATGAATTAGTTCAACAAACTAATAAATATCTGGAACTAATGCAAATTGATCAATACGCAGATCGAAAGCCCGATAAGCTCAGTGGTGGACAACAACAACGTGTCGCCTTAGCACGTGCATTAGCTGTTAATCCAAGTGTTCTCCTCATGGACGAGCCACTTAGTAACCTGGATGCGAAACTTCGCTTAGATATGCGCCAAGTTATTCGAGAAATTCAACACGAAGTGGGAATTACAACTGTATATGTGACCCACGATCAAGAAGAAGCGATGGCTATTTCAGACCAGATTGCCGTTATGAAAGATGGGATCATCCAACAAGTCGGACGACCAAAAGAACTCTATCATAAACCAGCTAATGAGTTTGTGGCAACCTTTATTGGACGCACAAATCTCATCCCAGCCAAACTACAAAAAAAGAGCGACAGTGCTTATATCGTCTTCTCAGATGACTATGCCCTCCCTATGCCAGCTCTTGATCAAGCTAAGGAACAAGCTGTTCTTGTGAGTATCCGTCCCGAAGAGTTTATCAAAGATGAATCTGGAGATATTGAAGGAATCATTTCCGATAGTGTTTATCTTGGACTCACCACTGAATATTTTGTAAAGACTGCATTTTCTTTAAAAATACAGGTCAGCGAAGAATCAACTTTTGAAGAAGATCTTCAAAAAGGGGATCGAATTCGTCTACGAATCAATACTCAAAAGTTAAATGTCTTTTCTGCAGATGGTTCGCGTAATCTTATTACAGGAGTTGGCTATGAAAGGTAAAAAACTAAATATTTGGACAGCCTCCTCATTCTTCATCTTTCTTACCTATCTTATTTTTCTTGTTTATCCAATTATTATTGTACTCAAGCAAGCACTCATACATGAAGGTCAATTCTCACTAGCTAATTTCGAGGATTTCTTTAGTAAATCCTATTACTCTGAGACACTGGTAAACAGTTTTAACGTCTCCATTACTTCTACTGTAACTTCCCTAGTTTTAGGGACCTTATTAGCTTACCTCTTTTCTATATATGACTTCAAAGGAAAGAAATTTTTACAGATATTGATTATTATCGCTTCCATGTCAGCTCCTTTCGTAGGGGCATACTCTTGGATTCTCTTGTTGGGACGAAATGGTGTCATCACTAAATTCTTGACAAATGCCCTTCATCTTCCAGCTATTGATATTTATGGCTTCAAAGGAATTGTACTTGTGTTTACACTCCAGCTATTCCCATTAGTTTTTCTATACGTGGCTGGAGCCATGAAAAGAATTGACCATTCTCTTCTTGAAGCCGCTGAAAATATGGGGGTATTTGGATTCAAACGTATGATAACAGTTATTTTGCCCCTTTTAGTTCCAACTTTACTTGCTGCTGCCCTACTCGTATTTATGAGAGCATTCTCCGACTTCGGAACTCCTATGTTAATTGGTGAAGGATATCGAACTTTCCCTGTTTTAATTTATAATCAATTCATTAGTGAGGTTGGCGGAAATTCTGCTTTTGCATCTGCTTTAGCAATCATGGCGATTATAATTGCTTTAACAATCTTTCTTATTCAAAAATATATTTCCAATCGCTATAGTTTCAGCATGAATTCTCTCCATCCAATTGAGCCGAAAAAAATTACAAAAGGAAAAATGGTAGCAATTTATGCAACAGTTTACGGAATTGTCTTATTTTCTGTTCTACCTCAATTATTTTTGATTTATACCTCTTTCCTAAAAACATCAGGTATGGTATTTGTCAAAGGCTATTCTCTAAACAGTTACAAGATTGCCTTCAATCGCATGGGAGCTACTATTTTTAATACGATTCGCATTCCTTTGATTGCTTTGATTCTAGTTGTTTTATTTGCATCATTTATCTCCTACCTAGCTGTTAGAAAACGAAATTTGTTTACAAACTTAATTGATAGCCTTAGTATGGTACCTTATATCGTACCAGGAACAGTTCTCGGCATTGCCTTTATCTCTTCATTCAATACAGGTATCTTCGGAAGTGGCTTCCTTATGATTACAGGAACAGCCTTCATCTTGATTATCTCCTTATCTGTAAGAAGACTCCCTTATACAATCCGCTCATCTGTTGCTAGCTTACAACAAATAGCACCTAGTATTGAAGAAGCAGCTGAGAGTTTAGGAAGTAGCCGTCTCAATACTTTCAGTAAAATCACTGTTCCAATGATGTTACCCGGTATTATTTCTGGATCTATTCTATCATGGGTAACAATGATTTCAGAACTATCTACTTCTATCCTGCTATATAATGCCAAAACAAAAACTATGACCGTAGCTATCTACACTGAAGTACTTCGTGGAAATTATGGCGTAGCAGCTGCTTTGTCAACTATCCTCACTGTCTTGACAGTTACTTCATTATTACTATTTATGAAAATTTCTAAAAACAGTAGCATTACCCTCTAGTTTTCCCCTATCAAAAACAGCCAAAAGGATATCCCTTGGCTGTTTTTTCTTATTTTGATATGGTTATCAAATCTCTAGTTTATCGCAAGCAGTTCTATTTTGACTGAATAGAGGGCTCTTCCATCTTCTCACGTCCCAGTTCCCGATAACGACGGTCACCGACAACTTCTACACTAAACTGGCCATCCTCATATTCAAGGATCGTCACGCTAC
This genomic stretch from Streptococcus sp. 1643 harbors:
- a CDS encoding ABC transporter ATP-binding protein → MSEIKIINAKKIYHDIPVIENLNVTIPKGSLFTILGPSGCGKTTLLRMIAGFNSIEGGEFYFDDTKINNIEPSKRNIGMVFQNYAIFPHLTVRDNVAFGLKQKKVPKDELVQQTNKYLELMQIDQYADRKPDKLSGGQQQRVALARALAVNPSVLLMDEPLSNLDAKLRLDMRQVIREIQHEVGITTVYVTHDQEEAMAISDQIAVMKDGIIQQVGRPKELYHKPANEFVATFIGRTNLIPAKLQKKSDSAYIVFSDDYALPMPALDQAKEQAVLVSIRPEEFIKDESGDIEGIISDSVYLGLTTEYFVKTAFSLKIQVSEESTFEEDLQKGDRIRLRINTQKLNVFSADGSRNLITGVGYER
- a CDS encoding iron ABC transporter permease → MKGKKLNIWTASSFFIFLTYLIFLVYPIIIVLKQALIHEGQFSLANFEDFFSKSYYSETLVNSFNVSITSTVTSLVLGTLLAYLFSIYDFKGKKFLQILIIIASMSAPFVGAYSWILLLGRNGVITKFLTNALHLPAIDIYGFKGIVLVFTLQLFPLVFLYVAGAMKRIDHSLLEAAENMGVFGFKRMITVILPLLVPTLLAAALLVFMRAFSDFGTPMLIGEGYRTFPVLIYNQFISEVGGNSAFASALAIMAIIIALTIFLIQKYISNRYSFSMNSLHPIEPKKITKGKMVAIYATVYGIVLFSVLPQLFLIYTSFLKTSGMVFVKGYSLNSYKIAFNRMGATIFNTIRIPLIALILVVLFASFISYLAVRKRNLFTNLIDSLSMVPYIVPGTVLGIAFISSFNTGIFGSGFLMITGTAFILIISLSVRRLPYTIRSSVASLQQIAPSIEEAAESLGSSRLNTFSKITVPMMLPGIISGSILSWVTMISELSTSILLYNAKTKTMTVAIYTEVLRGNYGVAAALSTILTVLTVTSLLLFMKISKNSSITL